One stretch of Bordetella avium DNA includes these proteins:
- a CDS encoding ABC transporter substrate-binding protein, which yields MNAVRTTLAAALLAATVPALAGTVTVITSFPKDLTQVYKAAFEKANPGVTLEILNKNTVSGIAFVRETPAGQRPEVFWASAPDAFEVLARDKLLAKAPDALNKAVPDKIGSYPINDPSGLYMGQALAGYGIMYNTRYIKANKLPPPLEWKDLLSPQWFGHVGITAPSRSGTMHLTVETILQGEGWDEGWQTILRMSGNASAVTERSFGVPDGVNNGQFGAGPVIDFFGLSSKYSKFPVEFVYPTETSIVPANIALIEGAKNTEEGKKFIAFTLSQAGQELLLEPKISRLPVLPYKDMQGKIPPGYPNPEEIAKRSKVHFDANLSQTRYYIVQSLYDQTISFRLKELQAATKAIYEAEAKLGKRAAEGKPAELLAQARKLAWAPVVDGKAVADPAFLKLFAGNKKDAAVNQKITQLEGEWNAQARANYEQAVKLAREAAAL from the coding sequence ATGAACGCCGTGCGTACCACGCTGGCGGCCGCCTTGCTCGCGGCCACCGTCCCCGCCCTGGCCGGCACCGTGACCGTCATCACGTCCTTTCCCAAGGACCTGACCCAGGTTTACAAGGCCGCCTTCGAGAAAGCCAATCCGGGGGTCACCCTGGAAATCCTGAACAAGAACACCGTATCCGGCATCGCCTTCGTGCGCGAAACGCCAGCGGGCCAGCGCCCGGAAGTGTTCTGGGCCAGCGCGCCTGACGCCTTCGAGGTGCTGGCCCGCGACAAATTGCTGGCCAAGGCGCCCGATGCGCTGAACAAGGCTGTGCCCGACAAGATCGGCAGTTACCCGATCAACGACCCCTCGGGTCTGTATATGGGTCAGGCGCTGGCGGGCTACGGCATTATGTACAACACGCGCTATATCAAAGCCAACAAGCTGCCTCCCCCGCTGGAATGGAAAGACCTGCTATCGCCGCAATGGTTCGGCCATGTGGGCATCACTGCGCCGTCGCGCTCGGGCACCATGCACCTGACCGTCGAAACCATTTTGCAGGGTGAAGGCTGGGATGAGGGCTGGCAGACCATTTTGCGCATGTCGGGCAATGCCAGCGCGGTCACCGAACGTTCTTTCGGCGTGCCAGATGGCGTGAACAACGGCCAGTTCGGCGCCGGGCCCGTGATCGACTTCTTCGGACTGTCGAGCAAATACTCTAAGTTCCCGGTGGAGTTTGTCTACCCGACAGAAACCTCCATCGTGCCCGCCAATATTGCTCTCATCGAGGGTGCGAAGAACACCGAAGAAGGCAAGAAATTCATCGCCTTCACCTTGAGCCAGGCGGGTCAGGAACTGCTGCTGGAACCCAAGATTTCGCGCCTGCCAGTGCTGCCCTATAAAGACATGCAGGGAAAAATCCCGCCCGGCTATCCCAATCCTGAAGAAATCGCCAAGCGCAGCAAGGTGCATTTCGATGCAAACCTGTCACAGACACGCTACTACATCGTGCAGAGCCTGTATGACCAGACCATCAGCTTCCGCTTGAAGGAACTGCAGGCGGCGACCAAAGCAATCTACGAGGCCGAGGCCAAACTGGGCAAACGCGCCGCCGAAGGCAAGCCGGCCGAACTGCTTGCGCAGGCGCGCAAGCTGGCCTGGGCGCCCGTGGTGGACGGCAAGGCCGTGGCCGACCCGGCCTTCCTCAAACTGTTCGCGGGCAACAAGAAAGACGCCGCCGTCAATCAGAAAATCACCCAGCTCGAGGGTGAATGGAATGCGCAGGCCCGCGCAAACTATGAACAGGCCGTAAAACTCGCGCGCGAAGCCGCCGCGCTGTAA
- a CDS encoding ABC transporter permease, translated as MMLTGRSRLPAGPLLAALLVLAFLLLFLIVPVGTVFHTAFVNADGSFTLGHFGAFFGQPLMKEAFFNSLYVAGWSALLASLIAVPLAYFTVRFDFRGALIIQTLGVLPLIMPPFVGAVAMQLLFGRSGSVNLLLDDWFGFTIPFMEGLNGVIFVESLHYFPFILMNLVVALRNIDGAMEEAAFNLGSRGFRLFRRVIFPLALPGYVAGTSLVFVKVFDDLGTPLVLGTTNMLAPQAYLRITQVGLEDPLGYVISVIMIGFSILALWLSARMLSGKDYSTLQKGGGAIQKRKLRPAESVLAYGWIILVLALVLSPHMGVLLLSLATVWSYAPLPDGYTLAHYSAVFSESQGMIANTLLYCGLAAGVDVILGTAIAYLMLRTRLPARQWLDFMASAALAIPGIVLAIGYLRTFRGVEIGGELLTSSWVLIMLAYSVRRLPYALRACVASLQQIHISLEEAAESLGANRLRTLRRVVVPLMAGGMLAGFVTSFVTAAVELSATIMLVTRDSQAPMSYGIYLYMQSAAGRGPGAALGVLAVAAVGIGTYVSHLLVERASARQRPIRNED; from the coding sequence ATGATGCTAACGGGTCGATCCCGCCTGCCCGCCGGGCCGCTTCTGGCCGCGCTGCTGGTGCTGGCCTTTCTATTGTTGTTTCTGATCGTTCCGGTCGGCACGGTTTTCCACACTGCTTTCGTGAACGCCGACGGCAGTTTCACACTGGGCCATTTTGGCGCTTTCTTCGGCCAGCCGCTCATGAAAGAGGCCTTCTTCAACAGCCTCTATGTGGCGGGTTGGTCTGCGCTGCTGGCATCCCTGATTGCCGTGCCGCTGGCCTATTTCACCGTGCGCTTCGATTTCCGGGGCGCGCTCATCATCCAAACCCTGGGGGTGCTGCCCCTCATCATGCCGCCCTTCGTCGGCGCGGTGGCGATGCAATTGCTGTTCGGCCGTTCGGGGTCGGTCAACCTGCTGCTCGATGATTGGTTCGGCTTCACCATCCCTTTCATGGAAGGCCTCAATGGCGTCATCTTCGTCGAATCGCTGCACTACTTCCCCTTCATCCTGATGAATCTGGTGGTGGCGCTGCGCAATATCGACGGCGCAATGGAAGAGGCCGCCTTCAATCTGGGCTCGCGTGGCTTTCGCCTGTTTCGCCGCGTGATTTTTCCGCTGGCCCTGCCCGGCTACGTGGCCGGCACCTCGCTGGTATTCGTGAAAGTGTTCGACGACCTGGGCACGCCCTTAGTGCTGGGCACGACCAATATGCTGGCGCCGCAGGCCTATCTGCGCATCACGCAGGTGGGGCTGGAAGACCCGCTGGGCTATGTGATCAGCGTCATCATGATCGGCTTTTCCATTCTGGCGCTGTGGCTGTCGGCCCGCATGCTGAGCGGCAAGGATTACTCCACGCTGCAAAAAGGCGGCGGCGCCATCCAGAAGCGCAAACTACGCCCTGCCGAGTCGGTGCTGGCCTATGGCTGGATCATTCTGGTGCTGGCGCTGGTGCTGTCGCCTCACATGGGCGTGCTGCTCCTGTCACTCGCTACCGTCTGGAGCTACGCGCCGCTGCCCGACGGCTACACGCTGGCGCATTACAGCGCGGTGTTCTCCGAGTCGCAAGGCATGATCGCCAACACCCTGCTCTATTGCGGTCTGGCGGCCGGGGTGGATGTGATTCTGGGCACGGCCATCGCCTACCTGATGTTGCGCACCCGCCTGCCTGCGCGTCAATGGCTGGACTTCATGGCCTCCGCCGCCCTGGCCATCCCCGGCATCGTGCTCGCCATCGGCTATCTGCGCACCTTCCGGGGCGTGGAAATCGGCGGCGAATTGCTGACGTCGTCATGGGTACTCATCATGCTCGCGTACTCGGTGCGGCGTCTGCCCTATGCCCTGCGCGCCTGCGTGGCTTCCTTGCAGCAGATCCATATTTCGCTGGAAGAGGCGGCAGAATCGCTGGGCGCCAACCGTCTGCGGACGCTGCGCCGGGTGGTCGTGCCGCTGATGGCAGGCGGGATGCTGGCCGGCTTCGTCACCAGCTTCGTGACGGCCGCAGTCGAGCTATCCGCCACCATCATGCTGGTCACCCGTGACAGCCAAGCGCCCATGAGCTACGGCATTTATCTCTATATGCAGAGCGCCGCAGGCCGGGGCCCCGGCGCGGCCCTGGGGGTGCTGGCCGTCGCCGCCGTGGGCATCGGCACCTATGTTTCCCATTTGCTGGTCGAGCGCGCTTCGGCCCGCCAGCGCCCGATCCGCAACGAGGACTGA
- a CDS encoding ABC transporter ATP-binding protein: MKKISVECRNIRLSYGKNEVLKDININIEPGEFFALLGPSGSGKSTLLRLIAGFNQHSHGQLLIDGKDISGTPPWKRNIGMVFQSYALWPHMTVWDNVAFGLVERKLPRAEIRERVDAALDLVGLTQFGKRRPNQLSGGQQQRVALARTIVIEPQVLLLDEPLSNLDKKLRVQMRQDLLALQRRLGITTIFVTHDQEEAMTTADRMAVLDRGVVQQIGSPTTLFDYPVNRFVANFVGTMNVLEGKVRERSRDSVVLAVEGVGELRLPVNSEVPEGARLAASFRPHTVQIDMADSLGDARYVWLPAVVEASEFLGEFTRYQLAVGEQRLTADQTHMAGLSPFPIGAPVSVGLEPSQIRLLAA, encoded by the coding sequence ATGAAAAAAATCAGCGTCGAGTGCCGCAATATCCGGCTCTCTTATGGCAAAAATGAAGTCCTCAAGGACATCAATATCAACATCGAGCCCGGCGAGTTCTTCGCCCTGCTCGGGCCCTCCGGTTCGGGAAAATCGACCTTGCTGCGGCTGATCGCCGGTTTCAATCAGCACAGCCACGGCCAGTTGCTGATCGACGGCAAGGACATCAGCGGCACGCCGCCCTGGAAACGCAATATCGGCATGGTGTTCCAAAGTTATGCGCTGTGGCCGCATATGACCGTGTGGGACAACGTCGCCTTTGGGCTGGTCGAGCGCAAGCTGCCGCGCGCCGAGATCCGGGAACGCGTCGATGCCGCCCTGGATCTGGTGGGCCTGACCCAGTTCGGCAAGCGTCGGCCTAACCAATTGTCAGGCGGACAACAGCAGCGTGTGGCATTGGCGCGCACCATTGTCATCGAGCCGCAGGTGCTGCTGCTCGATGAGCCCCTATCCAACCTGGACAAAAAGCTGCGCGTGCAAATGCGGCAGGATCTGCTCGCGCTGCAACGCCGCCTTGGCATCACCACCATCTTCGTAACCCATGACCAGGAAGAGGCCATGACCACGGCAGACCGCATGGCGGTGCTAGACCGTGGCGTAGTCCAACAAATCGGTTCTCCCACCACCCTGTTCGACTATCCCGTCAACCGTTTCGTGGCCAACTTTGTGGGCACCATGAACGTGCTGGAAGGCAAGGTGCGCGAACGCAGCCGCGACAGCGTGGTTCTGGCCGTGGAAGGCGTGGGCGAGCTGCGCCTACCGGTTAACAGCGAAGTGCCGGAGGGCGCTCGCCTGGCGGCAAGCTTTCGCCCGCACACGGTGCAAATCGACATGGCCGACAGCCTGGGCGACGCACGCTATGTCTGGCTGCCCGCCGTGGTCGAAGCCAGCGAGTTTCTGGGCGAATTCACGCGCTATCAGCTTGCCGTCGGAGAACAGCGCCTGACTGCCGACCAGACCCATATGGCGGGCCTGTCGCCCTTTCCGATCGGCGCGCCGGTCTCGGTCGGCCTGGAGCCCAGCCAGATCCGTTTGCTCGCGGCCTGA
- a CDS encoding LysR family transcriptional regulator has translation MEIYQIRAFVTVARLGHLTRAAEALSLTQPAVSAQIKALEQSLGVALFERSAGRMVLAKSGEALLPTAEALLVLGVQLKSEAQQLQGALQGAVDLGVPSERPEFLRLGDLASTLMQRLPLVELKTHMLPADALLEQVQGGRLAAALVIVAHPPRSVHWRALRSVRYRIAIPRPLSATLTRAGWRDIAQLPWLDGPAGSHSHLLLRDMFERHGLAPRVVMRNDDQANMDAMVRAGAGCALLREETALSGAAAGDFIVWGQARADATLGFIQPPERAGEALLVALSSVVQKIWKPGPNAMPSHD, from the coding sequence ATGGAAATTTATCAGATCCGCGCGTTCGTCACGGTGGCCCGGCTGGGCCACCTGACCCGCGCGGCGGAAGCCCTTTCCCTCACGCAACCCGCAGTCAGCGCACAGATCAAGGCTTTGGAACAAAGCCTGGGAGTCGCGCTGTTTGAACGCAGCGCGGGCCGCATGGTGTTGGCCAAGTCCGGCGAAGCCCTGCTACCCACCGCAGAGGCACTTCTGGTTCTGGGCGTTCAACTCAAGTCCGAAGCGCAGCAATTGCAAGGCGCCTTGCAGGGCGCGGTGGACCTGGGCGTGCCTAGCGAACGCCCGGAGTTTCTGCGCCTGGGCGATCTGGCCTCCACCCTGATGCAACGCCTACCCCTGGTGGAACTCAAAACCCATATGCTGCCGGCCGACGCTTTGCTTGAGCAGGTGCAGGGCGGACGATTGGCGGCGGCGCTGGTCATCGTGGCGCATCCTCCCCGTAGCGTGCATTGGCGGGCCCTGCGCAGCGTGCGCTATCGCATCGCCATCCCGCGGCCCTTGAGCGCCACACTGACACGCGCCGGGTGGCGCGATATCGCTCAGCTCCCCTGGCTCGACGGACCGGCAGGCAGCCACTCCCATTTGCTCCTGCGTGACATGTTCGAGCGACACGGGCTGGCGCCGCGCGTGGTCATGCGCAACGATGATCAGGCCAATATGGACGCGATGGTGCGCGCGGGCGCTGGCTGCGCCTTGCTGCGGGAAGAGACCGCGCTATCCGGCGCCGCCGCGGGCGACTTCATTGTTTGGGGTCAGGCCCGCGCTGATGCGACGCTAGGCTTTATTCAGCCTCCCGAGCGCGCTGGCGAAGCCCTGCTGGTCGCGCTAAGCTCCGTGGTTCAAAAAATATGGAAGCCCGGCCCAAACGCCATGCCATCACATGACTGA
- a CDS encoding histidine phosphatase family protein codes for MTEIWFIRHGETDWNRQRRLQGWQDIPLNSAGLEQAQRLTERLRAETAPFDALYSSDLKRALSTAEPVSQALELRMRLEPGIRERSFGVLEGLDLERIDELAPAAAAAWKSRDPTRALDGGETLGHFCARVVTAVEDIAQRHAGQRVLVFTHGGVLDIIWRQAEGVALNAPRHASLLNVSINRVAIDGKQWRILDWGDVAHVKQEVGNDIQP; via the coding sequence ATGACTGAAATCTGGTTTATCCGCCACGGCGAAACCGACTGGAATCGCCAACGCCGCCTGCAAGGCTGGCAAGACATCCCACTCAATAGCGCCGGCCTGGAACAGGCGCAACGCCTGACTGAGCGGCTGCGCGCCGAGACAGCACCCTTTGATGCCCTCTATAGCAGCGACTTGAAGCGCGCCCTGAGCACGGCCGAACCCGTCAGCCAGGCGCTGGAGTTGAGGATGCGTCTTGAACCCGGCATCCGCGAGCGCAGTTTTGGCGTGCTGGAGGGCCTCGATCTGGAGCGTATCGACGAGCTGGCTCCCGCTGCGGCCGCTGCCTGGAAAAGCCGCGATCCCACGCGCGCGCTAGACGGCGGAGAAACTCTGGGCCACTTCTGCGCCCGCGTAGTGACGGCTGTCGAAGACATCGCTCAGCGTCATGCCGGCCAGCGCGTGCTGGTCTTTACCCATGGTGGCGTGCTCGACATCATTTGGCGGCAGGCAGAAGGTGTCGCGCTGAATGCACCGCGCCATGCCAGCCTGCTCAATGTCAGCATCAATCGTGTCGCGATTGATGGCAAGCAATGGCGAATTCTCGACTGGGGTGATGTTGCCCACGTCAAACAAGAGGTAGGCAACGATATCCAGCCTTAA
- the tal gene encoding transaldolase produces MPSQLEALRRHTTVVADTGDFETMRALRPTDATTNPSLILKAVQQAAYRPLLDQVARDHRGAPLAEITDRLLVAFGRQILDIVPGRVSTEVDARLSFDTRATIERARSLIALYEAAGVARERVLIKIASTWEGIQAARLLQQEGIRCNLTLLFSLVQAAACAEAGVQLISPFVGRIYDWHKKAAGAQWNEAQQSGVNDPGVQSVARIFAYYKAYGVATEVMGASFRNTGQILALAGCDLLTISPELLARLDATEGEVPLSLSEPLPGAALPKALPSGEIAFRSLLNEDAMASEKLAEGIRLFVGDAQRLDDLLRAAGAY; encoded by the coding sequence ATGCCCTCACAGCTCGAAGCCCTGCGCCGCCATACCACCGTTGTCGCCGACACCGGCGATTTCGAGACCATGCGGGCGCTGCGCCCCACTGACGCCACAACCAACCCGTCCCTGATACTTAAGGCGGTTCAGCAGGCTGCCTATCGCCCCCTGCTCGATCAGGTGGCCCGTGATCATCGTGGCGCGCCCTTGGCCGAGATCACGGATCGTCTGCTGGTCGCTTTTGGGCGGCAGATTCTCGACATCGTGCCGGGCCGGGTGTCTACCGAAGTCGATGCGCGTCTGTCTTTCGATACCCGCGCTACCATCGAGCGGGCGCGCAGCCTGATTGCGCTGTACGAGGCGGCAGGGGTGGCCCGCGAGCGTGTGCTCATCAAGATCGCCTCGACCTGGGAAGGCATTCAGGCCGCCAGGCTGCTTCAGCAAGAGGGCATACGCTGTAACCTGACCCTGCTGTTTTCGCTGGTGCAGGCCGCCGCCTGCGCCGAAGCGGGGGTGCAGCTGATTTCGCCCTTTGTGGGCCGCATCTACGACTGGCATAAAAAAGCCGCCGGCGCGCAATGGAACGAGGCGCAGCAGTCCGGCGTCAATGACCCTGGGGTGCAGTCCGTGGCACGCATCTTCGCGTATTACAAGGCCTATGGCGTCGCCACCGAAGTGATGGGCGCTAGTTTCCGCAATACGGGGCAGATCCTGGCGCTGGCGGGTTGCGATCTGCTGACCATCAGCCCGGAATTGCTCGCCCGGCTGGACGCTACCGAGGGCGAGGTCCCGCTGAGCCTGAGCGAACCTTTGCCCGGTGCGGCCCTGCCCAAGGCGCTGCCGTCAGGCGAGATCGCCTTTCGCAGTCTCTTGAACGAAGACGCTATGGCCAGTGAAAAGCTGGCCGAGGGCATACGGCTTTTCGTGGGCGATGCCCAGCGGCTGGACGATTTGCTGCGGGCGGCGGGCGCTTACTGA
- the carA gene encoding glutamine-hydrolyzing carbamoyl-phosphate synthase small subunit: MLPQLFPEGINRFPPAILALADGTIFRGVSIGAPGHTVAEVVFNTAMTGYQEILTDPSYNGQIVTLTYPHIGNTGVNTEDVEANRVYASGLVVRDCPARVSNFRSTQSLPEYLTEQGVVAIAGIDTRKLTRILRDKGAQGGCIFVGEDAERAVELARSFPGMAGQDLARVVSQKETTTWTQGTWELGQGYGQPEQDRFHVVAYDFGVKQNILRLMADRGCRITLVPAQTPAEDVLKLNPDGVFLANGPGDPEPCDYAIAAARVFLERKLPVFGICLGHQIMGLAVGGKTVKMKTGHHGANHPVQDVQSGRVFITSQNHGFAVDAATLPANTRVTHISLFDGTLQGFELTDRPAFCFQGHPEASPGPHDIIVLFDKFISLMAGQK; encoded by the coding sequence GTGCTGCCGCAACTTTTTCCCGAGGGAATCAACCGCTTCCCTCCTGCAATTCTGGCTCTGGCGGACGGTACCATTTTTCGAGGCGTATCGATAGGCGCGCCGGGTCATACCGTAGCCGAAGTGGTGTTCAACACCGCCATGACGGGCTATCAGGAAATTCTCACCGACCCGAGCTACAACGGTCAAATCGTGACCTTGACCTATCCCCACATTGGCAATACCGGCGTCAATACTGAAGACGTCGAAGCCAATCGTGTTTACGCCTCCGGTCTGGTGGTGCGCGACTGCCCCGCGCGAGTTTCTAATTTCCGATCCACGCAATCCCTGCCCGAGTATCTGACGGAGCAAGGTGTGGTCGCGATCGCGGGTATCGACACCCGCAAACTGACCCGCATTCTGCGCGACAAGGGCGCGCAAGGCGGTTGCATCTTCGTTGGCGAAGACGCCGAGCGCGCCGTTGAACTGGCGCGCTCTTTCCCCGGCATGGCCGGCCAGGACCTGGCCCGGGTCGTTTCCCAAAAGGAAACCACCACCTGGACACAAGGCACCTGGGAACTGGGCCAAGGCTACGGCCAGCCCGAGCAAGACCGCTTCCACGTCGTAGCCTACGACTTCGGCGTCAAACAGAACATCCTGCGCCTGATGGCCGACCGGGGCTGCCGCATCACGCTGGTGCCGGCGCAAACCCCGGCCGAAGACGTGCTCAAACTCAATCCCGATGGCGTGTTTCTGGCCAATGGGCCGGGCGATCCCGAGCCCTGCGATTACGCCATTGCCGCCGCGCGCGTATTTCTGGAGCGCAAGCTGCCGGTTTTCGGCATCTGCCTGGGCCACCAGATCATGGGCCTGGCAGTGGGCGGCAAGACGGTCAAAATGAAGACCGGCCACCACGGCGCCAATCATCCGGTGCAAGACGTGCAATCCGGCCGGGTGTTCATCACCAGCCAGAACCACGGTTTCGCCGTCGACGCCGCCACCCTGCCGGCCAACACCCGCGTCACGCACATCTCGCTGTTCGACGGCACCCTGCAAGGCTTCGAGCTTACCGACCGCCCGGCCTTCTGCTTCCAGGGCCACCCTGAAGCCAGCCCGGGCCCGCACGACATCATCGTGCTGTTCGACAAGTTCATCAGCCTGATGGCCGGCCAGAAATAA